The Astyanax mexicanus isolate ESR-SI-001 chromosome 7, AstMex3_surface, whole genome shotgun sequence genome has a window encoding:
- the abcb10 gene encoding ATP-binding cassette sub-family B member 10, mitochondrial, translated as MLLTPRLTAGKLLQKWSISCYRPQREYLLPSRTLGRSWRRQACGEESEHYGVCFLPLYVRKALSHHACIRPGLGFISRAAWPHSMRAAAFYSTSADSKQAGHVANEQSQVNTRVKPVGIPSDDLKKLLQLAYPERWRLTAAVGFLAISSAVTMSAPFFLGQVIDTIYTSTSEDFSSSLTSLCIMLGGIFLFGGAANAARVYLMQISGQQIVRNLRESLFSSILRQEVGFFDKTRTGELINRLSADTALVGRALTDNLSDGLRSVAQATAGVSMMFYVSPTLATFVLMIVPPMAGLAVIYGRYLRSISKQTQDSLAEATQLAEERISNMRTVRAFGKELTEAQKYAEKVDHVLHLAKKEAVLRAGFFGATGLSGNIIILSVLYKGGLLMASEHMTVGELSSFLMYAFWVGISIAGLSSFYSELMKGFGAGTRLWELMDRKPEFPLNEGLVLKPEQLKGALEFHNVSFAYPTRKDAPIFQDLSLSVPAGSVMAVVGPSGSGKSTLVSLLLRLYDPDIGTVTVDGRDIREINPYWLRSHIGTVSQEPVLFSCSIAENIAYGATDPSKVTTQDILRAAQIANAHEFILGFPNGFDTVVGEKGVLLSGGQKQRIAIARALLKDPKILLLDEATSALDAENEFLVQEALERLMEGRTVLIIAHRLSTIQSANAVAVLDQHRVVECGRHAQLLANQDGLFRKLMEKQAFLQAEQREALSK; from the exons ATGTTATTAACGCCAAGACTAACTGCTGGGAAACTACTGCAAAAGTGGAGCATTTCCTGCTACCGTCCTCAAAGGGAGTACCTGTTGCCCAGTCGGACTTTGGGAAGGTCGTGGAGAAGGCAGGCGTGTGGGGAGGAAAGTGAACACTATGGGGTCTGTTTTCTTCCCTTGTACGTGAGGAAAGCCCTGTCCCACCATGCCTGCATCCGCCCGGGACTGGGCTTTATCTCCCGCGCCGCTTGGCCGCACTCCATGCGGGCTGCCGCTTTCTACAGCACCTCGGCAGACTCTAAACAAGCAGGGCATGTGGCAAACGAGCAAAGTCAAGTCAACACTAGAGTCAAACCAGTGGGAATACCCTCGGATGACCTCAAAAAACTGTTGCAGCTTGCTTATCCAGAGCGATGGAGACTGACAG cTGCTGTGGGTTTCCTTGCCATCTCCAGTGCTGTCACTATGTCTGCTCCATTTTTCCTGGGTCAGGTGATTGACACTATCTACACAAGCACATCTGAAGACTTCAGCTCCTCCCTGACATCACTGTGCATCATGCTAGGGGGGATATTCCTGTTTGGGGGCGCTGCTAATGCTGCTCGTGTCTACCTCATGCAAATTTCAG GGCAGCAGATTGTGAGAAACTTACGTGAATCCCTTTTTTCCTCGATTTTGAGGCAGGAGGTGGGATTCTTTGACAAAACTCGTACTGGTGAGCTCATCAATCGCCTTTCAGCAGACACAGCCCTAGTTGGACGGGCGCTCACTGACAACTTGTCTGACGGCCTTCGGTCAGTTGCTCAGGCCACAGCTGGAGTCAGCATGATG tTCTATGTGTCTCCCACTCTTGCTACCTTCGTCCTTATGATTGTGCCTCCCATGGCTGGCCTGGCAGTGATCTATGGAAGATATTTACGCTCCATATCTAAACAAACACAGGACTCTCTGGCAGAAGCCACACAG ctgGCAGAAGAAAGGATCAGTAACATGCGAACAGTCCGGGCTTTCGGCAAAGAGCTGACTGAGGCGCAAAAGTATGCAGAGAAGGTAGACCATGTTCTCCACCTGGCTAAGAAGGAGGCTGTGCTTCGTGCTGGGTTCTTTGGAGCT ACCGGCTTGAGTGGGAACATCATCATCCTGAGTGTTCTGTACAAGGGTGGGCTGCTGATGGCGAGTGAACACATGACTGTAGGAGAGCTCTCCTCCTTCCTCATGTATGCCTTCTGGGTGGGCATCAGCATCGCTG GTCTCAGCTCCTTCTACTCTGAGCTGATGAAGGGGTTTGGTGCCGGAACTCGTCTCTGGGAGCTGATGGATAGGAAGCCTGAATTTCCTCTCAATG AGGGGCTTGTACTAAAACCAGAGCAGCTGAAAGGAGCCCTGGAGTTCCATAATGTGTCCTTTGCCTACCCAACACGGAAGGATGCGCCCATCTTTCAGGACCTCAGTCTGTCAGTTCCAGCTGGCTCTGTGATGGCGGTAGTGGGGCCCAGTGGGTCAGGAAAGTCTACCCTGGTGTCCCTTCTGCTCCGACTTTATGACCCAGATATAG GCACTGTAACTGTAGATGGACGAGACATTCGAGAAATAAATCCTTATTGGCTGCGGAGTCATATTGGAACTGTTAGCCAG GAACCAGTTCTTTTCTCCTGCTCCATTGCTGAGAACATTGCTTACGGGGCTACAGACCCCAGTAAGGTCACAACGCAGGACATCTTACGTGCTGCACAGATCGCTAATGCGCATGAATTCATCCTTGGGTTCCCTAATGGTTTCGATACCGTGGTTGGTGAGAAAGGAGTTTTGCTATCAG GTGGACAAAAACAAAGGATTGCTATTGCAAGGGCCTTGCTAAAG GATCCCAAAATTCTATTATTAGATGAAGCCACAAG CGCTCTGGATGCAGAGAATGAGTTTCTGGTGCAGGAGGCTCTGGAGCGGCTGATGGAGGGCCGAACTGTGCTCATAATTGCCCACCGTCTGTCCACTATTCAGAGTGCCAACGCTGTGGCAGTGCTGGATCAGCACCGCGTGGTGGAATGTGGCCGTCACGCTCAGCTTCTTGCGAATCAGGACGGCCTGTTCCGTAAACTCATGGAGAAACAGGCCTTCCTGCAGGCCGAGCAGAGAGAGGCTCTCTCCAAATAG
- the urb2 gene encoding unhealthy ribosome biogenesis protein 2 homolog: protein MATIYTGIYQKLKSSQTPWADKLKLARFALVSRQCLLPNKEQVLLDWTTNALSAYYNKKAEVPFKEVEGLWSYLDEFLHSQRIKHVLSKGKTITVNPAVCQIIIERIQEASSGTLSVSLSTVLSCCQGIVSSPVLSVSYTARCDVLVQLLVKVCGLACYQLSQQEECSEPLSLNVFEVLFLVLNSYLTVQKQQGNSNRVFTQVTEHLLQPLCLLRHLLSSRTWTERDDPRIRQNLNKEIRSKVDMILQSALFFDDRLPCYKKEVLPPERESSSKKGSTGNILLCPVATILSKLVHGHGVEKEALLYAVRCNSLPLLFKFALDSFGKDDDNKLVCFHIMTKFILALEFTDDLQIKETFNPEHWNIVLLSLENMLNSCLAGDIYNVAADRIHHGEVQLTFYRKVAQLLFSNAQTDKPSWYRCLKTLLALNHLILEPDLDELVSSAWVDAENTELRVKKARETLVSEVIRTYAKLRQLPRLTEEVLIVITRPAADELRPELLTEAVQKTLSQCLLDSPASQNLEICRRILEKIQSELTYVKEMRKESALKLLSLSVLLHTVVFSLKTVDDSTPVPLVRQTQSMMEQMFRLVGSLLECLEGLVSTDTLWIDKIQEVSLLLTYIWHEADSLFQNHCSKYTSPAGTSTVRPVSDTVEKVLALKVSSSPLSRLLQKLLAVHRIKKHLLVSPLPVLNTDNKRHTILCESAQFVVNRQDSLINLSTDQTWDLQLCNVNNDTYSVACWFLVTTNLPLIAPYLSKEDACHIADAMLNSLLHSDLGSNSENDDMSVFLISKQLLESAVLCELPGLYSALVKSVTSRFFSHVQSQCPSFSKSVQTDLSVESLAKGEHIPEVSLSMKRLKTIAEEIIKSIQSGVSVPVSPTQVESLLQLIKIASVLDPHAMSPEDYSELFLSALVLNLCAQSDENGVQSAPLNLLNELFRFMTGLLMGQNSHVFLKIVHGSALLEATMSSIFCCFSKGLFHTVDSTAWFPFLQSAQGFIQSLIQLVLSRKSSVRVTLEKFTNFLIERVAAGETMSKDLGEYEQALYVQLHLATLSTLCKEMIVVLGKNKQLDGTLLQLLEKIFFKMGPAIQDVLTGKATSVLRQSFCVDVVTVMIKSELAMASHQTLSEDISEGDGSARMSHMALYKSFGQQILKELCPAPRPFDFIFSSIHYLSAFYVAAETTKELDVKDLHFTILQCVHKLLSGILLSVSEVKELEEPIKDLLAQLMARCSQEQFHLVFLLLRDGLVASKIESGSHKETLATLTLIKLLACCPLPHTFSRKFWLTVPQILSSLVHVIRESSALPSLTSVLTVPAVETVTTLLRQGESQLSNPHHIILGLGGLHFVPLDSRSIDDYYSAFQSIHEVLYTLYLCYPLVMLKAAPTFLNCFYRLVTSIIHEGGQRTEKEKEKDSETLLKCAMLVERMYSHIGSTTEGFTDLASFIVAQYVGELQKVTLKPEIKAHLTEGIYRVLDLCSEKAIKFLNVTLHAGVKEVFNELYKNYTHYHKSKMHGEKRYAA, encoded by the exons ATGGCTACCATCTACACTGGTATCTATCAAAAGCTGAAAAGCTCTCAGACACCTTGGGCAGATAAACTGAAGCTTGCTCGATTTGCATTGGTATCAAGGCAATGCCTTCTTCCAAACAAGGAACAG GTTTTGCTTGACTGGACTACTAATGCCCTTTCTGCCTATTACAACAAGAAAGCAGAAGTTCCATTTAAAGAAGTGGAAGGCTTATGGAGCTACCTGGACGAATTTCTTCACAGCCAGAGGATTAAACATGTCTTGAGCAAAGGAAAGACTATTACTGTGAACCCAGCAGTGTGTCAG ATAATCATTGAAAGGATTCAAGAAGCCAGCTCAGGAACACTGTCTGTTAGCCTGTCCACTGTTTTGAGCTGCTGTCAGGGGATTGTGAGCTCTCCTGTCCTCTCTGTGAGCTACACTGCCAGATGCGATGTTTTGGTGCAACTACTGGTTAAAgtctgtggtttggcctgctatCAGCTCAGCCAGCAGGAGGAATGTTCTGAGCCTCTTTCACTAAATGTGTTTGAGGTTCTGTTCCTTGTGCTCAATTCCTACCTGACTGTACAAAAACAGCAAGGCAACTCCAACAGAGTTTTTACTCAGGTCACAGAACACCTTTTGCAGCCGCTTTGCCTGCTTAGGCATCTACTGAGCAGTAGGACGTGGACTGAGAGGGATGACCCGAGAATCAGGCAGAATCTGAACAAAGAGATCCGGAGTAAAGTGGACATGATTCTTCAGTCAGCTCTCTTCTTCGATGACCGCCTACCATGTTATAAAAAAGAAGTTTTGCCACCAGAACGAGAATCGAGCTCCAAAAAGGGATCTACTGGCAATATCTTACTCTGCCCTGTTGCTACAATTCTGTCAAAACTTGTTCACGGACATGGAGTTGAGAAAGAGGCTTTGTTGTATGCTGTCAGGTGCAATTCTCTCCCGTTACTGTTTAAGTTTGCTTTAGATTCATTTGGAAAAGATGACGACAACAAGCTAGTTTGCTTTCATATTATGACAAAGTTTATCCTGGCGTTAGAGTTTACAGACGACCTGCAAATCAAGGAGACATTTAATCCAGAACATTGGAATATTGTTCTACTTTCTCTGGAGAACATGTTGAACTCCTGCCTGGCTGGAGACATCTATAATGTAGCCGCAGACAGAATTCACCACGGCGAGGTGCAGCTAACGTTCTACAGGAAAGTAGCGCAACTTTTGTTTAGCAATGCACAAACAGACAAACCCTCCTGGTACCGATGCCTAAAAACCCTGCTTGCACTGAACCACTTAATCCTGGAGCCTGATCTTGATGAGCTTGTCTCCTCAGCTTGGGTGGATGCAGAGAACACTGAGTTACGTGTGAAAAAAGCTCGTGAAACACTTGTTTCTGAGGTCATACGGACCTACGCGAAGCTACGACAGCTTCCAAGACTCACAGAGGAAGTGCTAATCGTGATCACCCGTCCGGCTGCTGATGAACTGAGACCAGAGCTGTTAACTGAAGCTGTGCAGAAAACATTGAGTCAATGTCTCTTGGACAGCCCTGCCAGCCAGAACCTAGAAATCTGCAGACGCATTCTGGAGAAGATACAAAGTGAGCTTACTTATGTGAAGGAAATGAGAAAGGAGTCTGCCTTGAAACTGTTATCTCTGAGTGTTCTTCTTCATACGGTCGTCTTTAGTCTGAAGACAGTTGATGATAGCACCCCAGTCCCTCTGGTCAGGCAGACCCAGAGTATGATGGAGCAGATGTTTAGGTTGGTTGGATCATTGTTGGAGTGTCTTGAGGGGCTTGTTAGTACAGATACCCTCTGGATAGACAAGATTCAAGAGGTTAGTCTTCTTCTTACTTACATATGGCATGAGGCTGACTCCCTCTTTCAGAATCACTGCAGCAAATACACATCACCAGCTGGCACAAGTACAGTGCGCCCTGTGTCTGATACAGTAGAGAAAGTTCTGGCTCTGAAAGTCAGTAGTAGCCCACTGAGTAGGCTTCTTCAGAAGCTTCTCGCTGTCCATAGGATAAAGAAACATTTGCTTGTTTCTCCTTTGCCTGTGTTAAACACAGACAATAAAAGACACACAATTCTTTGTGAAAGTGCTCAGTTTGTAGTAAACAGGCAAGACTCTTTAATAAACCTAAGTACCGACCAAACGTGGGACCTCCAGCTTTGCAATGTGAATAACGACACATATTCTGTGGCCTGCTGGTTCCTTGTAACCACCAATCTGCCGTTAATTGCTCCATACCTCTCAAAGGAAGATGCATGTCACATAGCAGACGCTATGTTGAACTCCTTGCTTCATAGCGACCTTGGAAGCAATTCAGAAAATGATGACATGTCAGTCTTTCTAATTTCAAAGCAACTACTCGAGAGCGCGGTTCTTTGTGAACTACCTGGCTTGTATTCAGCCTTGGTGAAGTCTGTAACAAGCAGGTTTTTTTCTCACGTACAGTCACAGTGTCCATCATTTTCTAAGTCTGTACAGACAGATTTAAGTGTTGAATCTCTAGCCAAGGGTGAGCACATCCCTGAGGTCTCACTTTCTATGAAGAGACTGAAAACCATAGCAGAGGAGATCATTAAGTCCATTCAAAGTGGTGTGTCTGTACCAGTATCTCCAACCCAAGTAGAAAGCCTCTTGCAGCTGATAAAGATTGCAAGTGTCCTGGATCCACATGCGATGTCACCTGAAGATTACTCAGAACTATTTCTGAGTGCACTTGTCTTAAACCTTTGTGCTCAAAGTGATGAAAATGGAGTACAGTCAGCACCCCTTAACCTTTTAAATGAGCTCTTTAGATTCATGACGGGGCTGCTGATGGGTCAAAATTCACATGTGTTTCTCAAGATTGTACATGGAAGTGCACTCTTGGAGGCAACTATGAGCTCTATTTTCTGTTGTTTCAGCAAGGGCCTGTTTCACACTGTTGACAGCACTGCCTGGTTCCCTTTCCTTCAGTCAGCCCAAGGCTTCATCCAAAGCCTAATTCAGCTGGTACTCAGTCGGAAGAGCAGCGTACGAGTCACTCTGGAGAAGTTTACGAATTTCCTCATTGAAAGAGTAGCAGCTGGTGAAACAATGTCTAAGGATTTGGGGGAATATGAACAGGCTCTCTATGTACAGCTTCACTTAGCAACATTAAGCACACTATGTAAAGAAATGATTGTTGTCCTTGGGAAAAACAAGCAGCTGGATGGGACTCTTCTTCAGTTATTGGAGAAAATCTTCTTTAAAATGGGACCAGCCATCCAGGATGTGTTGACGGGCAAGGCAACCAGTGTGCTCCGGCAGTCGTTCTGTGTTGATGTGGTGACAGTGATGATTAAGTCTGAACTTGCGATGGCTTCTCATCAGACTCTGTCTGAAGACATTTCTGAAGGCGATGGAAGTGCCAGAATGTCTCACATGGCTCTCTACAAAAGCTTTGGCCAGCAGATCTTGAAGGAATTATGCCCAGCGCCTCGACCCTTTGATTTCATCTTTTCATCCATCCATTACCTCTCAGCATTTTACGTGGCTGCTGAGACTACTAAGGAGCTGGATGTCAAAGATCTCCATTTTACCATTCTTCAATGTGTTCATAAACTTTTGTCAG GTATATTGCTGTCTGTATCAGAAGTCAAAGAACTTGAGGAACCAATCAAAGACCTGCTTGCTCAGCTGATGGCCAGATGTTCACAGGAACAGTTCCATTTGGTGTTTCTCTTGCTTCGAGATGGACTTGTTGCTTCAAAGATTGAAAGTGGTAGCCACAAA GAAACTCTTGCAACCCTGACTCTAATAAAGCTTCTTGCCTGCTGTCCGCTACCACATACCTTCTCAAGGAAATTCTGGCTTACTGTTCCACAGATCTTATCTTCTCTTGTT CATGTGATAAGAGAGTCCAGTGCTCTGCCTTCCTTGACAAGTGTACTGACTGTGCCAGCAGTGGAGACAGTGACCACACTGCTCCGTCAAGGAGAGTCTCAGCTTTCGAACCCACATCATATTATTCTTGGGCTGGGAGGTCTTCACTTTGTGCCCCTGGACAGCAGGTCCATTGATGACTACTATTCTGCATTCCAGTCCATCCATGAGGTCTTGTATACACTCTACCTGTGCTATCCTTTG GTGATGCTGAAGGCAGCGCCGACCTTTCTGAACTGTTTTTATCGTCTGGTGACATCAATCATACATGAGGGCGGGCAGAGGACTGAGAAGGAGAAAG AGAAGGATTCTGAGACTCTTTTAAAGTGTGCCATGCTAGTGGAAAGAATGTACAGTCACATTGGCAGCACAACAGAGGGTTTCACGGACTTAGCCTCTTTCATTGTGGCTCAGTATGTTGGCGAACTGCAGAAG gTGACTCTTAAACCAGAAATCAAGGCACACCTAACAGAAGGCATCTACCGTGTCCTGGACCTCTGCTCTGAAAAGGCTATAAAATTCTTGAATGTGACACTGCATGCAGGTGTTAAAGAGGTCTTTAATGAGCTGTacaaaaactacacacactaccacaaatcTAAAATGCATGGTGAAAAGAGGTATGCTGCCTGA